The window CATACTGCTGCCATCAGAGCGTTATCCCTCAACACAAGAGTCCCGCCATTCTTGCCGAAAACCTCACCGGAATAAAGGGTGATCGGAAACTCGCCGATCTGAGAGATCCGGATGCCGCTGTTCCCCAACACCTTATACCCATTCATCATTTCCGAAGGATAGTTGTGAGTTGTTGGGTTCGAGTGCAGCGCGCGGTTGCCTTCCTCCCAAAGAATGAAGTCTGTTCGGCCACCATACATGACGGTCGCATTCACGTTCTGAATGAATGGTATCCATGCCCCGTTTTTCAGATCAAGTTCCCAGAATTTGGCAACGAAACGGGGAATGTCACCAGTTGAGAGACCTTCGACACAAGTGCCAAAATCCGACAAGAAACGGCTTCCTTGAATTTCGAAAAAGGCGATTCGTGCATCAGGGTTCCGCAACTGCTTCCACTGACCCATCCGTTCGATCTCCGCAGTGAACAGCCCGGCCGCCTTGGCGCTGACCGGGCGCAGCGCCGAGACATCCAGCCCACGGGTGACCTGCTCTTCCGGGGCCTTGCCGCGGCTCAAAGTGATGAGTATGGCCTTGACCACCTCGCCGCTGATGGTCTCGAACGCGCCCGGTCCCAGCCGGGCAACCAGATGCCAGGTTTCAGCCTTGAGCAGCTTCTCGCGAAACTGGCGATAGGTCGTCAGGAACAGCCAGTTCTGCGGCAGCACCAGGCTGACCGCGCCGCCGGCGGTGCAGAAGTCCAGGCAGCGCTGGAGGAAGACGGTGGCCAGGTCGTTCTTGGCCTCGGGCGCGTGGCTCTGGCAGAAGGCGCGCAGGGTCTCGTCCTGCTTGCCGCGCGCCAGGTAGGGCACGTTGGTGGCCACCAGGGTGTACTGCCGGCCCAGCAGCCGGGCGGCGCGCAGCACGCCCTCGGCGGCCTCGCCCAGCACGGCGACCGCTGGATCGTCGCCGCGTCCCTCGCGGCCCAGCGCCCGCTCCAGCACCGGCAGCACCGCGTCGTAGTCGGCGCTGAAGAGCCGCTCATTGAGGGGGATGTGGCTGGGGTCGATCAGGCTGCCCAGGGTGGGCGCGTCCTTGAACAGGCCGTGCAGCCGGGTCAGCGAGGTCTGTATGCGCACCGCTTGCCCTGAGCCTGTCGATGGGTCGCCGGCCAGGCGCAGCCAGTCGTCCAACTGCCCCTGGACCGCGATGCCGGAGCAGGCGATGTGGGGCACCGGCAGGTCGCCCCGGTAGCCGATGCGCTTCCAGGCCGCCAGCAGCACGTTGAAGGCCGCGATCTGGCAGCAGCGCGGGTCGATGTCCAGCATGAACAGGTTGTCCCGCAACACGGCCCGCACCGCCCCTTCCTCGCTCAGCCCTTCCTCCTCCATGCGCATGGGCACGAACATCTTGAACGCGGCGACCCCAAAATGGAA of the Caldilineales bacterium genome contains:
- a CDS encoding N-6 DNA methylase, which encodes MLDPCGGSFHFGVAAFKMFVPMRMEEEGLSEEGAVRAVLRDNLFMLDIDPRCCQIAAFNVLLAAWKRIGYRGDLPVPHIACSGIAVQGQLDDWLRLAGDPSTGSGQAVRIQTSLTRLHGLFKDAPTLGSLIDPSHIPLNERLFSADYDAVLPVLERALGREGRGDDPAVAVLGEAAEGVLRAARLLGRQYTLVATNVPYLARGKQDETLRAFCQSHAPEAKNDLATVFLQRCLDFCTAGGAVSLVLPQNWLFLTTYRQFREKLLKAETWHLVARLGPGAFETISGEVVKAILITLSRGKAPEEQVTRGLDVSALRPVSAKAAGLFTAEIERMGQWKQLRNPDARIAFFEIQGSRFLSDFGTCVEGLSTGDIPRFVAKFWELDLKNGAWIPFIQNVNATVMYGGRTDFILWEEGNRALHSNPTTHNYPSEMMNGYKVLGNSGIRISQIGEFPITLYSGEVFGKNGGTLVLRDNALMAAVWEYCGSKDFVSNVQAIDQSLAVTVGSFVKVPFDLEHWTQVAQEHYPDGLPPPWSNDPTQWLFGGHPVGATEPLHVAVARLLGYHWPEQAPVPDPKGFRKPFGSGTDDDGLDAFADRDGIVCLSAVAGEQPAAERLRSLLAHAYSHPPALPDFERYRVGDFVPTTPVPPDAGWSPATQRALLAHAGYADATLDDWLADGFFEQHCRLFHNRPFLWHVWDGRKDGFQALVNYHKLDAALLDKLIYTTLGAWISDQRAERDAGVAGADGRLVAALELQKKLVAIREGEPPYDIYVRWKGLAEQPVGWNPDLNDGVRLNIRPWVTAGVLRRKFTIHWNKDRGKNPDGSERVNDRHWTRAEKEKARAKAGQ